The Pontibacter sp. SGAir0037 DNA segment TTTTGTGTGCGCCCAGTATGGGCACCTGGTACTGAAGGTATCAAATTATTCCAGAGGGTGCAAGTCCCTTACAGGCGAGTTGGTGAAGCCTGTTAGCAAGCCGCAAGCTGGTTCGTCGTGAGGCGTGCAGTGAAGAAAGCGGGACTGCAAAATCCGGTACTGACGGACAGAAACTGCATAAGAGGCAGGGAGTCGTGGGTAAGCAAGCACATCTTTGTAAAGCCCCTGACCAACAAGCGACTTTGTGTAGATGCAGCAGGAATCGGAGGAAGGAATGTGCTCTTACCTGGGGAGGTCTCCCTCTGTCGTGAACACAGGGAGAAGTCAGCAGAGGCCATAGTAGGTAGAGGTAACGAGCCGGGAAGCACCCGGAGGTCTCACAAGCTACCGAAGGGCCGAACGTTAAGTTGCTCTTAATTCGGCAAGGAGGCTCAGCCAGCCTTGCCTTAAGCGGGGCAGAGATTACAGTAAAAGTAGTAAAGATGATAGAGAAGGTACTCCACCGGGGCAACATGCTCAAGGCATACACGCACGTGCTGGCCAACAAAGGTTCGGCCGGTGTGGACGGTATGCCGGTAGAGAAGCTGGCTACGCACCTGAAACAAAACAGGGACGCCATCGCTACCGACATCTGCAACGGCAGGTACCTGCCTCCACCCATCCTAGGGGTAGCCATACCCAAGAGCAACGGTAAGAATCGCCTGCTGGGCATTCCCACCGTCACCGACCGCGTACTGCAACAGGCCGTTAATCAGGTGATAGCACCGCTCTTTGAGCTTGATTTTACCCAGCACAGCTACGGCTTCCGCCCCAACCGCAATGCCCACCAGGCCCTGCAGCAGGCACACAGGCACATCCACGAGGGCTATCAGCACATCGTGGACATCGACCTGCAGAACTTCTTCGATGAAGTGGATCATTGCCTGCTGCTGCAACTGCTTTACCGGAAGGTAAAATGCCCCCTCGCCCTACGCCTCATCCGCAAATGGCTCCGGGCCCCCATCCTTATCAACGGGAGACTGGTCAAACGTCGGAAGGGCGTGCCGCAGGGAAGCCCGCTCTCACCGCTGCTCTCCAATATCATGCTCCACGAGCTGGATAAGGAACTGGAGCGGCAGGGGCTGCGCTACGTGCGCTATGCCGACGACTTCAGCGTCTACACCAAAAGTGAAGATGAAGCTCGAAAAGTAGGCAACGCTGTATTCCTCTTCCTGCGGAACAGGCTCAAGCTGCCTATCAACAGGGAGAAGAGCGGCATCAGGCGGCCAGTAGACTTTCAGATTCTGGGTCACGGATTCGTGCCCACCTATAAGAAGGGAGATAAGGGCAAATACCAGCTGGTAGTGGCAAAGAAGGGATGGGAAAGGTTAAAGCAAAAGCTAAAGAGCATCACCCGCAAAACAACGCCCTGCTCTTTTGAGCAGCGTGTCCGGGAACTGAAAGAGGCGCAGCGAGGCTGGGTCCACTACTTCCGTTTGGCAAGTATACAGGGCAAACTCAAAGAGGTCGACAGCTGGATACGAAACAGGCTCAGGCACTGCATCTGGCATGACTGGAAACGACCGGACCGGAAAAGGAAGAACCTGATTCGGCTGGGCGTTCCCAAGTGGCAGGCGTATGCCTGGAGCAGGACCAGGAAAGGAGGATGGGCAGTAGCTCAAAGTCCAATCCTGATAACGACGGTAACGGTGAAACGGCTTGTCCGCAGGGGGTATGAATCAATGCTTGACTACTACAAGAAAGTAGCTCCACAGCTTAACGAACCGCTGTATGCGAGAACCGCTTGTACAGTGGTGGTGTGTCACGAACGAAGGACGCTTTTAGTGTCCTTTGGTGCTGTGCAAATGATGAGGGCAGGCCCCTCGGAGCCGGTAGTCAGGTGCAGGCTCCAAACCGCCTTGTGCGGCTTTGCTTAAAAGGCATGGTCGTGAGCGACAAGGAAAAGTTACCGGAAAGGTAGCAGGTAGGTGTTAAGGAGACGAACGCAAGTGAACTGCTGAAGAAGTGTCGTTAGCGAATAAGTGATGTCAAAACCGGGAGTCACCACTGTCCCGGGATAAGCATGAGGGCAACCTGGCTACTGCTCATGCGGCATCCGGCATTAAGGCAGCGTGACCTTAACACAGGCATTTGCACGGAACGTGAGAACGTGTCGTCCTGATGAGAAGGGAGAAGCTCAAGTGGCAGACCCACAAGAGTAAGAGTACCGAGGCAGGGCACGCGGGCGGAACATCCCGTAGTAGCGTGGAAGTCCCTGTAATGGGGATGGAGCCAAGGGGATGTATTATCCGGTTTTTATCACAAAGAAAACTGCAGGTAAGCCTGCAGGAGGTACTGACATGATTAAGACAAAACCATTTACCATCTCAAAGCACATCGTGCACCAGGCTTACCTGCGTGTAAAACAAAACGGAGGTAGCGCAGGTGTGGATGGGCTAAACCTCGAGGAGTTCGACCAGGACAGCAGAAATCACCTTTACCGGTTATGGAACCGAATGAGCTCGGGAAGCTATATGCCCGCACCCGTCTTACTGGTGGAAATTCCCAAGAGCGGCGGGGGCACCCGTCCACTAGGAATACCCACTGTTACGGATCGTATTGCCCAGATGGTAGTCACCATGACATTGGCACCAGTACTGGAGCCTGTGTTCCATGACGACTCCTATGGGTACAGGCCGGGCAAAAGCGCACTGGAAGCGGTGGGCAAAGCCAGGCAGCGGTGCTGGCGGCAGGACTGGGTTCTGGACCTGGACATCAAAGGCTTCTTCGACAGCATCCCGCACGAGTTGCTCCTAAAAGCAGTGCGCAGGCACACAGACTGCAAATGGGTGCTGCTCTACATCGAGCGGTGGCTCAAAACACCTGTGCAGCAAAGAAACGGCATAACCACAGAAAGGACAAAGGGCACTCCGCAGGGAGCAGTCATCAGTCCGCTGCTGGCCAACCTGTTTCTGCACTACTGCATGGACGAGTGGCTGCGGATAAAGTATCCCGGTTGCCCGTTCGAGCGCTACGCAGACGACTGTGTGATACACTGCAGCACCGAGCAGCAGGCGATAGCGCTTAAAGAAGCACTGGCAGAAAGGCTAAAGGCATGTGGCTTGGAGATGCACCCGGAGAAGACCAAAATTGTTTACTGCAGGGACGAGGACCGACGCAAAAGTTACCCGAACATGTCTTTTGAATTTCTGGGCTATACATTCAGAAGCAGGAAGTCACGGAATAAGCAGGGTAAATATTTTATCGGATTCTTACCGGCAGTTGGCGATAAAGCCAGGAAGGCAATCCGGGAAAGGATAAGGGCATGGAAGTTGACCAGCAGAAGCGGCAGCAGCCTGACAAGGCTGGCCGAGGAAATCAACCCAGTTCTGAAAGGCTGGATTAACTACTACGGACACTTCTACAAATCGGAACTCTATGAGGTATTGAGATATTTGAACCTTGTACTCAAGAGCTGGGCCAGGCAGAAGTATAAGAAACTGCAGGGCCATAAAATCAGAGCAAGCGATTGGCTGGGGAAGGTGGCTAAGGCCATTCCGAACCTGTTTGCGCACTGGCAGCTGGGAGTAAGGCCGTGAAGGTTGGATAATAGGAGCCGTGTAAGGCGAGAGTCTTACGCACGGTTCTGTGAGGGCGTAAGGGGGAGGTTCCCTTGCGCTACTCGACTGAGAGCCTCACCGTGAGTAATTTTGCTCACGGCGGGCTACTCGATTGGGCGTTCGTTATTTTTCTTCTTTTTAGGTAATCTTCTACAAAGGTGTCTTTATGAGAATAGTGTCTCTTGTTCAGAAAACCTGCATTTTCCAACTTAGGATGTTGTAGAATGGGAGATAAGTCTCCATCCAATACATTACTATTCACAAACCTAAAGTCTTTTAACTGTGGCAATTCTTTCAAAAACTTCAGGTTGTCAATAACACCACATTCATTAAAGCACAATACCCTTAGTTGGTTCAGGAGAGTAATCCTTTCATGGCTGGTTAGTTTCTTTGACTGGCTTATGTGAATGTGTTCAATTTCTTTATTCAAAGACTCTATTCCATCCAAGGTCTCCAGCTTTGTACAGTAGTGAAGTTCAAGTCTTTTAAGCTCTTTAAATTTAGAAAGTCCATTCAAAGATGTTGATCTTGACCAGTTAACTTCTAAATAGAGTAAGTTTGGAATGTCGGGGAGGTTGGAGAAATCTTTTTCTTTACTCTGGTGATGCCAAACAATTAGGTACTTGCAATTAGAGAAATCAATTGAAGCAATATCATCTTCTTTCCAGTCGAAGTTTATGTATTCTCCTGCTGGAATCTCTTCAAATTTGATATGGTTATTCTTCCAATTCATACTTTCTTATGCCGCACAACTACCCGCTAAACGTGAACATACGCTTATCTGCATAATGTGCGGAGTAGCGTTTGGGTGTATCTCCTGCATTAGGAAGTGCGGGAAAGGGTGAAGCCGTGCCTCAATATAGCAGATTCCGATCAAACTTCATCATTGCTGTCTTGTAAGATGCATGCAAGCAATTGCAAGTGTCTGTTTTTAAGCTAGCAACCGTGTTAATTGCTGGCAAACACCTGCTTTTTAGCCGGAAATAGCCTGCTTTAATTGCATAACATCTGTTTTCATATCTAAACAGCACCTTCTAATGAATTAGGATAGCCTGCAATGATTTTGCAATAGTTAACAACCCCTTTGCAATGATGCTCCAAAGGGATTACAACGCTTTCCAATGCCTTTGCAAAAAAATCCCATGTCGGCGCAATGCTTTATGATGGCTGATAAAGCTTATAATAGAGCTTTTGTCTCCTATTCCTGCGCTCTGGTTTCGAGCTGATCAGGTTGTCTAGACAGGGACCGCAAAAGAGGCTTCATCAGCAACTTACAGGAAATTATTCCTATGGCCCCCATATAGATATCCCTTGCAAATAACTGCTCATTAGTTAAGATGTAGGTATGGCTTTCGGTTTCTATAATATTCCCTAAGCCTGATGCGCTTTTTTCCAGTTCTTATACAGTATGGGGCGGCGGACACTCGTTTCACCCTTCGATGGTTCTCCTGAGTAGTGGCAGTAGCTTTCAGGGTAGTCTTCGTTGCCGAACTGGCTCCAGCTTTGGTAGGCGCTGTAGCTTAGAGGCTGTTCTGGATTAAAAGCAATCTTAACTCCCGTTCTAATACAGTAACCTGGCTGTCAAGATCGGTTATACTGAAGCTCTTACTCACCTGGCCTTCATGCTTCCCAAAGATGATGTTAATGTGTAGTCTTGGATTGTTGAGGTGCTTTTCAAACAGGTTCTTAAAGTAATCCACAAGCTTAATGTAGGGCGACACAATCATCAAATCTCTCTTGGCCTCCCATATAATGTTATAAACAGCATCTTCCAGCTCTTTACCAGTAATAAATTTTGACATTGTAGTTGATAAGATAATAGGTTTGTTCTCTGCGATTTATGCCACGCTCATATCATACTCCTTATACCGCGCCTCTGCCTGCTCCATGATCTCGTCCAGTATCTCCTGCAGTTCGGCCTTCACTTTAAAGCGCAGCACCTTTTTCACGGCCAGCTGTAGCTGGGCTTTGGTATCGTCTTTTTTGTACCAGTCGGGTTGGGAGGCGCTTTTCTTTACTTCGGCCAGAATTTTCTGCACCAGCTCTTTTACCAGTTTAAAATCCTGCACGGCGTTGGGGTGATTGGCTAGTACTTCGTAAAAGGCTTCTTCTTCGTCGGTGAGGCCGAGCTGCAGGCGGCGCTCATCTTCCTCGTTTACTACCTTAGCTACCTGTACCAGCTTCTCCATGGCCACCAGGCTGTCGAAGAAGTGGTGGTAATCGGAGATGATGCGTTCTGCTTCCGCTTTCAGTTTTTTATACTTCACCAGGTTTTTTATAGAACGCACCTTGATCTCGTCGTTCAGGATCTGGCGCAGGAGTACCAGCTTCAGTTCGTTGCCTGACTTCTGTTCATTGGCAGTGGCCGGAAAATCGTAGTTAATGATGGGAATGTCGAAGCAGGTGAGCCTCATGTCGCGCACAATCACAAGCTGGAGCGGATCGCCCGAATCCTTGAAGCGGGCTTTTATACCTTCCACCTGCTCTTTAC contains these protein-coding regions:
- the ltrA gene encoding group II intron reverse transcriptase/maturase, whose product is MIEKVLHRGNMLKAYTHVLANKGSAGVDGMPVEKLATHLKQNRDAIATDICNGRYLPPPILGVAIPKSNGKNRLLGIPTVTDRVLQQAVNQVIAPLFELDFTQHSYGFRPNRNAHQALQQAHRHIHEGYQHIVDIDLQNFFDEVDHCLLLQLLYRKVKCPLALRLIRKWLRAPILINGRLVKRRKGVPQGSPLSPLLSNIMLHELDKELERQGLRYVRYADDFSVYTKSEDEARKVGNAVFLFLRNRLKLPINREKSGIRRPVDFQILGHGFVPTYKKGDKGKYQLVVAKKGWERLKQKLKSITRKTTPCSFEQRVRELKEAQRGWVHYFRLASIQGKLKEVDSWIRNRLRHCIWHDWKRPDRKRKNLIRLGVPKWQAYAWSRTRKGGWAVAQSPILITTVTVKRLVRRGYESMLDYYKKVAPQLNEPLYARTACTVVVCHERRTLLVSFGAVQMMRAGPSEPVVRCRLQTALCGFA
- the ltrA gene encoding group II intron reverse transcriptase/maturase — its product is MIKTKPFTISKHIVHQAYLRVKQNGGSAGVDGLNLEEFDQDSRNHLYRLWNRMSSGSYMPAPVLLVEIPKSGGGTRPLGIPTVTDRIAQMVVTMTLAPVLEPVFHDDSYGYRPGKSALEAVGKARQRCWRQDWVLDLDIKGFFDSIPHELLLKAVRRHTDCKWVLLYIERWLKTPVQQRNGITTERTKGTPQGAVISPLLANLFLHYCMDEWLRIKYPGCPFERYADDCVIHCSTEQQAIALKEALAERLKACGLEMHPEKTKIVYCRDEDRRKSYPNMSFEFLGYTFRSRKSRNKQGKYFIGFLPAVGDKARKAIRERIRAWKLTSRSGSSLTRLAEEINPVLKGWINYYGHFYKSELYEVLRYLNLVLKSWARQKYKKLQGHKIRASDWLGKVAKAIPNLFAHWQLGVRP
- a CDS encoding type I restriction enzyme endonuclease domain-containing protein, whose product is MRSKEQVEGIKARFKDSGDPLQLVIVRDMRLTCFDIPIINYDFPATANEQKSGNELKLVLLRQILNDEIKVRSIKNLVKYKKLKAEAERIISDYHHFFDSLVAMEKLVQVAKVVNEEDERRLQLGLTDEEEAFYEVLANHPNAVQDFKLVKELVQKILAEVKKSASQPDWYKKDDTKAQLQLAVKKVLRFKVKAELQEILDEIMEQAEARYKEYDMSVA